A window from Mycobacterium botniense encodes these proteins:
- a CDS encoding L,D-transpeptidase, which produces MSRSTRSALLAVFSTAGVAAVLTLASAPALADPDQPPPADPSPAGAAPADPPGPPAPEAPAPPPAPEQLGPPPAPVEAAAAPAGPVAGQDPTPFVGEPPFLPPSFNPVDGATVGVAKPIIINFQRPIADTAMAERAIHISSEPPVPGKFYWMSPTQVRWRPLNFWPAHTTVNIDAGGTKSSFKTGDALVATADDATHQMTVTRNGKVEKVIPMSMGMAAGGHQTPNGTYYVLEKLPTVVMDSSTYGVPVNSPYGYKVTVTDAVRFDNSGNFVHSAPWSVADQGVRNVSHGCINISPANARWFYDNFGSGDPIVVKNSVGTYNKNDGSNDWQM; this is translated from the coding sequence ATGTCGCGATCGACGAGAAGTGCGCTTCTCGCCGTTTTCAGCACCGCTGGCGTAGCCGCTGTCCTGACGCTGGCCAGTGCGCCGGCGCTGGCTGATCCTGATCAGCCGCCCCCGGCTGATCCCTCGCCGGCCGGTGCTGCTCCCGCCGATCCACCGGGGCCGCCCGCACCCGAGGCGCCGGCACCCCCACCCGCCCCCGAGCAACTAGGGCCACCGCCGGCGCCGGTCGAGGCTGCCGCAGCACCGGCGGGGCCGGTCGCCGGGCAGGACCCGACGCCGTTCGTCGGTGAGCCACCGTTTTTGCCGCCCTCGTTCAATCCGGTCGACGGGGCGACGGTCGGAGTGGCCAAACCGATCATCATCAACTTCCAGCGGCCGATTGCTGACACCGCGATGGCCGAAAGAGCGATTCACATCTCGTCGGAGCCGCCGGTGCCGGGAAAGTTCTACTGGATGAGCCCGACTCAAGTGCGATGGCGGCCACTTAATTTCTGGCCCGCCCACACGACCGTCAACATCGACGCGGGCGGCACCAAGTCGAGCTTCAAGACAGGCGACGCGCTGGTGGCGACGGCCGACGACGCTACCCACCAGATGACGGTTACTCGTAATGGCAAGGTGGAAAAGGTCATCCCCATGTCGATGGGTATGGCCGCCGGCGGCCACCAGACGCCCAACGGCACATACTACGTGCTGGAGAAGCTGCCGACGGTGGTGATGGATTCCTCGACATACGGGGTGCCGGTCAATTCGCCATACGGCTACAAGGTGACGGTGACCGATGCCGTGCGGTTCGACAACAGCGGCAACTTTGTGCACAGCGCGCCATGGTCGGTGGCAGATCAGGGTGTGCGCAACGTCAGCCACGGCTGTATCAACATCAGTCCAGCCAATGCACGGTGGTTCTACGACAACTTCGGCAGCGGCGACCCCATCGTGGTGAAAAACTCCGTGGGCACCTACAACAAAAACGACGGCTCAAACGACTGGCAGATGTAG
- a CDS encoding MFS transporter, with translation MTAETSTGRTWTPRIAVQLAVLAAAAFIYVTAEILPVGALPAIARDLHVSVPVVGTLLAWYALVAALTTIPLVRWTAHWPRRTALLMTLVCLTGSQLISAVAPNFAVLACARMLCAITHGLMLSVVAPIATRLVPASHHGRATTATYVGISLAVVVGSPLTAALSFVWGWRVAVAAITVVAALITVAAWVVLPPLVLSAEQLLTVGPRAHHHRNRRLLTVSVLTLIAVTGHYISYTFIVVIIRDVVGVRGPNTAWLLAAYGIAGLAAMPLVARPVDRHPKATVITCTAVLSGVFVVLTVLAFGAWSTTATVLIGAGAFVLWGGTANGASPMLQAAAMRAGADDPDGASGLYMAAFQIGITAGSLAGGLLYGYSVPTMLGASAVLMGAALAAMTATRHVFEVPPLGHA, from the coding sequence ATGACAGCCGAAACGTCGACCGGCCGGACCTGGACGCCGCGGATCGCCGTGCAGTTGGCGGTGTTGGCGGCTGCGGCTTTTATCTACGTCACCGCTGAAATCTTGCCGGTGGGCGCGCTGCCCGCCATTGCGCGCGATTTGCACGTCAGCGTGCCGGTGGTCGGAACCCTGCTTGCGTGGTATGCCCTGGTTGCCGCGTTGACGACGATCCCGTTGGTGCGCTGGACGGCGCACTGGCCGCGGCGCACAGCGCTGCTGATGACATTGGTGTGCCTCACCGGATCACAGCTGATTTCCGCGGTCGCACCCAACTTCGCGGTGCTGGCGTGCGCGCGGATGCTGTGCGCGATCACCCACGGTCTGATGTTGTCGGTGGTAGCTCCGATCGCGACCCGGCTGGTGCCGGCCAGCCACCACGGACGTGCGACGACGGCGACCTATGTCGGGATCAGCCTGGCCGTTGTGGTCGGCAGCCCGCTCACGGCGGCGCTCAGCTTTGTGTGGGGCTGGCGGGTGGCTGTGGCAGCCATCACCGTCGTCGCGGCACTGATCACGGTAGCGGCCTGGGTGGTGTTGCCTCCGCTTGTGCTCAGCGCCGAGCAGCTTCTCACCGTCGGGCCCCGCGCGCATCATCACCGCAACAGGCGGCTGCTCACGGTCAGCGTGCTTACCCTCATCGCCGTCACCGGCCACTACATCTCCTACACCTTCATCGTGGTGATCATCCGCGATGTTGTCGGGGTCCGGGGACCGAATACGGCATGGCTGCTGGCTGCCTACGGCATCGCCGGGCTGGCAGCGATGCCGCTGGTGGCGCGTCCGGTGGACCGCCACCCCAAGGCCACCGTTATCACGTGCACGGCCGTGCTGTCGGGGGTCTTCGTCGTGCTGACGGTGTTGGCATTCGGCGCATGGTCGACCACCGCGACGGTGTTGATCGGAGCGGGCGCATTCGTGCTGTGGGGCGGCACAGCCAACGGGGCGTCACCGATGTTGCAAGCTGCGGCGATGCGGGCAGGCGCCGATGACCCCGATGGGGCGTCCGGGCTTTACATGGCGGCATTTCAGATTGGCATCACGGCCGGCTCGCTCGCCGGGGGCCTGCTTTACGGATACAGTGTGCCGACGATGCTCGGCGCGTCGGCGGTGCTGATGGGGGCGGCGCTGGCGGCGATGACAGCAACGCGGCATGTCTTTGAGGTTCCCCCGCTCGGCCACGCGTAA
- a CDS encoding M13 family metallopeptidase codes for MTRETIRSGIDLSFVDTDIRPQDDLFGHVNGRWLAEYQIPADRATDGAFRALFDRAEAQVRDLLTDASQARATVGTDEQRIGDLYASFLDEDTVERRGLQPLHDELAMIDGAGDRGALATVLGVLQRSGVGGGVGVYVDTDAKDSTRYLAHLTQSGIGLPDESYYRDDRHAEVRAVYPDHIARMFALVYGGSPDGYADTAARIVALEASIADAHWDVVKRRDAELTYNVRTFAALHDEAPGFDWAAWVTALGSSPDSLAELVVRQPDYLAAFASLWENRDFDDWKHWARWRVIHARAPLLTGDVVAEDFAFYGRTLTGAEQIRERWKRGVSLVEQLMGDAVGKLYVERHFPPKAKERIDALVANLLEAYRISISGLDWMTPQTRERALAKLAKFTAKVGYPKKWRDYSKLVIDRSDLYGNYQRGYAINYDRELSKLGRPVDRDEWFMTPQTVNAYYNPGLNEIVFPAAILQPPFFDADADDAANYGGIGAVIGHEIGHGFDDQGAKYDGDGNLVDWWTDEDRAEFAARTTALIEQYDGYTPRDLTNRDDTPHVQGAFTVGENIGDLGGLSIALLAYQLSLNGEPAPVIDGLTGLQRVFFGWAQVWRAKSREAEAIRRLAVDPHSPPEFRCNGVVRNIDAFYDAFGVVETDRLYLDPQRRVSIWN; via the coding sequence GTGACGCGAGAAACCATCCGTTCAGGCATCGACCTGAGCTTCGTCGACACCGATATCCGTCCGCAAGACGACCTGTTCGGTCATGTCAACGGCCGCTGGCTGGCCGAGTATCAGATCCCAGCCGACCGCGCCACCGACGGCGCCTTCCGCGCCTTATTCGACCGGGCTGAAGCCCAGGTCCGTGACCTGCTCACCGACGCCAGCCAAGCCCGGGCAACGGTAGGGACGGATGAGCAACGCATCGGCGATCTTTACGCCAGTTTCCTCGACGAAGACACCGTCGAACGCCGGGGCCTGCAACCGCTGCACGACGAATTGGCCATGATCGATGGCGCCGGCGACCGCGGGGCACTGGCGACGGTCCTGGGCGTCCTGCAACGCAGCGGCGTCGGCGGCGGTGTCGGGGTGTACGTCGACACCGATGCGAAAGATTCCACCCGGTATCTGGCGCACCTCACCCAGTCCGGCATCGGATTACCCGACGAGTCCTATTACCGCGACGACCGACACGCTGAGGTGCGGGCGGTCTACCCGGATCACATTGCCCGCATGTTCGCGCTCGTGTACGGGGGCAGCCCCGACGGTTACGCCGATACGGCCGCCCGTATCGTGGCGCTGGAGGCCTCGATCGCCGATGCGCACTGGGATGTGGTCAAACGCCGTGACGCCGAGCTCACTTATAACGTGCGCACATTCGCGGCGCTGCACGATGAAGCGCCGGGATTCGACTGGGCTGCCTGGGTGACTGCCCTCGGCAGTTCTCCTGACTCCCTCGCGGAACTTGTTGTGCGCCAGCCGGACTATCTAGCCGCATTCGCGTCATTGTGGGAGAATCGGGATTTCGACGACTGGAAGCACTGGGCGCGTTGGCGGGTGATACACGCCCGTGCACCGCTGTTGACCGGTGATGTGGTCGCAGAGGACTTCGCGTTTTATGGCCGTACGCTCACCGGGGCCGAACAGATCCGGGAACGGTGGAAGCGGGGCGTTTCACTGGTCGAGCAGCTGATGGGCGATGCTGTCGGAAAACTCTACGTAGAGCGGCATTTCCCGCCTAAAGCCAAGGAGCGCATCGACGCTCTGGTCGCGAATCTGCTGGAAGCCTACCGAATCAGCATCAGCGGTCTGGACTGGATGACACCACAGACCCGGGAACGCGCACTGGCTAAACTGGCGAAATTCACCGCAAAAGTCGGCTACCCCAAGAAATGGCGAGACTACTCCAAACTTGTGATTGACCGCAGTGACCTGTATGGCAATTACCAACGGGGCTATGCCATCAACTACGACCGCGAGCTGAGTAAGCTCGGCCGGCCGGTCGACCGTGATGAATGGTTCATGACGCCGCAGACCGTCAACGCTTACTACAACCCAGGTCTCAACGAAATCGTTTTTCCGGCAGCGATTCTGCAGCCGCCGTTCTTCGACGCCGACGCAGACGACGCCGCCAATTACGGCGGTATAGGGGCGGTTATCGGACACGAGATCGGGCACGGTTTCGACGACCAGGGTGCCAAATACGACGGAGACGGGAATCTTGTCGACTGGTGGACCGACGAAGACCGCGCGGAGTTTGCCGCGCGCACCACGGCCCTGATCGAGCAATACGACGGCTACACACCGAGGGATCTGACGAACCGCGATGACACTCCGCATGTCCAAGGTGCGTTCACCGTGGGTGAGAACATCGGTGATCTGGGCGGGCTGTCCATCGCGCTGTTGGCCTACCAACTCTCACTCAACGGCGAACCCGCTCCCGTCATCGACGGTCTGACCGGTCTGCAGCGCGTGTTCTTCGGTTGGGCCCAGGTGTGGCGCGCTAAATCGCGTGAGGCCGAAGCGATCCGGCGGTTAGCGGTGGATCCGCACTCACCGCCTGAGTTTCGGTGCAACGGCGTCGTGCGTAACATCGACGCCTTCTACGATGCTTTCGGTGTCGTCGAAACCGATCGGCTTTACCTCGACCCGCAGCGTCGGGTTAGCATCTGGAACTGA
- a CDS encoding metal-sensitive transcriptional regulator — MTSAHGYSQQKENYAKRLRRIEGQVRGIAKMIEQDKYCIDILTQISAVNSALRSVALNLLDEHLGHCVTRAVAAGGDDAEGKLAEASAAIARLVRS; from the coding sequence ATGACATCCGCACACGGCTACTCCCAGCAAAAGGAGAACTATGCCAAGCGGCTGCGTCGCATCGAGGGCCAGGTGCGCGGCATCGCCAAAATGATCGAGCAGGACAAGTACTGCATCGATATCCTCACCCAGATCAGCGCCGTCAACAGTGCATTGCGGTCGGTGGCGCTCAACCTGCTCGACGAACACCTGGGCCATTGCGTCACCCGTGCGGTGGCCGCAGGCGGAGATGACGCGGAGGGCAAGCTCGCCGAGGCGTCGGCGGCTATCGCGCGACTCGTTCGATCGTGA
- a CDS encoding helix-turn-helix domain-containing protein — MTLAADPRPGPTPQRPAPDRHPGEVPPSPSADRRTGMPRPQPGAQPDNHGNRPVEFWSTAAIRSALENGDINIWKQIAAALKRDPYGRTARQVEEVLEGTRPYGISKALWEVLDRARIHLEADERAEVARHVRLLIERSGLGEQEFASRIGVSVDELSSYLDARVSPSASLMIRMRRLSDRFAKLRSRHSPNPG, encoded by the coding sequence GTGACGTTGGCAGCGGATCCACGCCCCGGGCCGACACCTCAACGGCCTGCGCCGGACCGGCACCCTGGAGAGGTTCCGCCATCGCCGTCAGCAGACCGGCGTACGGGGATGCCGCGCCCACAGCCGGGTGCCCAGCCAGACAATCACGGGAACCGGCCCGTCGAATTTTGGTCGACAGCGGCGATCCGCTCAGCGCTGGAGAATGGCGATATCAATATTTGGAAGCAGATTGCTGCCGCGCTAAAGCGCGACCCGTACGGGCGGACTGCCCGCCAGGTCGAAGAGGTTCTCGAGGGCACCCGGCCCTACGGGATCTCCAAAGCGCTCTGGGAGGTGCTCGACCGCGCCCGCATACATCTGGAGGCCGATGAACGCGCGGAAGTGGCCCGTCACGTGCGCCTACTAATCGAACGATCAGGCCTGGGTGAGCAGGAATTCGCGTCCCGTATCGGCGTCAGCGTCGACGAACTGAGTAGCTATCTCGACGCCAGGGTCAGCCCGTCGGCGTCGCTGATGATTCGGATGCGCCGGCTATCCGATCGCTTCGCCAAGCTGCGGTCCCGACACTCGCCAAACCCAGGCTGA
- a CDS encoding hemophore has translation MMTTTARRRLAGVLTVTALGGVAAAARIGALAIAAPDPCAASEVAKTAGSVAKSTGDYLDSHPETNRAMTTILQQPAGPQSITLLKNYFDANPKVASDLQTISQPLTGLSTQCQLPITIPQVLGLMQATQGQGGLPAGLSGLAGPQPAVGTAGSVPAGPAPAAPPAPIGPRPGPAPVSPAPGR, from the coding sequence ATGATGACGACCACCGCGCGCCGCCGACTCGCGGGCGTTTTGACCGTCACGGCACTGGGTGGGGTTGCCGCTGCGGCTCGGATAGGCGCGTTGGCGATCGCCGCACCGGATCCCTGCGCCGCCAGCGAGGTTGCGAAAACAGCCGGTTCGGTTGCTAAATCGACGGGCGACTACCTGGACTCGCATCCGGAGACGAACCGGGCGATGACCACGATCTTGCAGCAGCCCGCGGGGCCGCAGTCGATTACGTTGCTGAAGAACTATTTCGACGCCAATCCCAAAGTCGCCAGCGATCTGCAGACCATCTCCCAGCCGCTGACCGGCCTGTCCACCCAATGCCAGCTGCCGATCACGATTCCTCAGGTGCTCGGATTGATGCAGGCCACGCAAGGCCAGGGCGGGCTCCCGGCAGGGCTGTCCGGGCTGGCCGGGCCGCAGCCAGCGGTCGGGACAGCGGGGAGCGTCCCTGCGGGCCCCGCCCCGGCTGCGCCGCCGGCACCGATTGGGCCGCGCCCAGGTCCGGCGCCGGTATCGCCTGCTCCCGGCAGGTAG
- a CDS encoding lysylphosphatidylglycerol synthase transmembrane domain-containing protein → MSQDAPARNRRQQDAAARGRYWWVRWAVLAVVAAILAVEIALVWDQLAKAWTSLYSAKWWWLLAAALAAAASIHSFAQIQRTLLKSAGVHVKQWRSEAAYYAANSLSTTLPGGPVLSATFLLRQQRLWGASTLVASWQLVMSGVLQAVGLALLGLGGAFLLGAKNNPFSLLFTLGGFVALLLLGQAVASRPELMDGIGLRVLSWVNSIRGKPADTGVDKWREILMQLESVSLSRRDLTIAFSWSLFNWVADVACLGFAAYATGDNASLAGLTVAYAAARAVGSLPLMPGGLLVVEAVLVPGLVSSGMSLPSAISAMLIYRAISWLLIAAIGWVVFFFMFRTSNEVDPDAEKDSLDEKTMSASHTPESSLAEPTDTPLQGPLPPPEPHTQSPDPRNPRR, encoded by the coding sequence GTGTCGCAAGACGCGCCGGCCCGCAACCGCCGTCAGCAGGATGCGGCTGCACGCGGCAGGTATTGGTGGGTCCGATGGGCGGTTCTCGCCGTTGTGGCCGCCATTCTCGCGGTCGAGATCGCCCTGGTGTGGGACCAGTTGGCCAAGGCCTGGACAAGCCTGTACTCGGCCAAGTGGTGGTGGCTGCTCGCCGCGGCGCTGGCCGCCGCCGCATCGATCCACAGCTTTGCTCAGATCCAACGCACTTTGCTGAAGTCCGCTGGGGTGCACGTGAAGCAGTGGCGCTCCGAGGCGGCCTACTACGCCGCCAACTCGCTGAGCACCACGCTGCCCGGGGGGCCGGTACTCTCAGCCACGTTTCTGCTTCGACAGCAACGACTCTGGGGTGCGTCGACGCTGGTGGCATCGTGGCAGCTGGTGATGTCGGGCGTGTTGCAGGCGGTGGGGTTAGCACTACTCGGGCTGGGTGGCGCCTTTCTGCTGGGCGCGAAAAACAACCCGTTCTCATTGCTCTTTACGCTGGGTGGTTTCGTCGCATTGTTGCTGCTGGGTCAGGCGGTGGCCTCACGACCCGAGCTGATGGACGGGATCGGGTTGCGCGTCCTGTCGTGGGTGAACTCAATCCGCGGCAAACCGGCCGACACCGGGGTGGACAAGTGGCGTGAGATCCTCATGCAGCTCGAATCGGTCAGCCTGAGCCGCCGCGACTTGACAATCGCGTTCAGCTGGTCACTCTTCAACTGGGTCGCCGATGTCGCCTGTCTGGGCTTCGCGGCCTATGCCACCGGTGACAACGCGTCCCTCGCCGGTTTGACGGTCGCTTATGCGGCGGCCCGCGCGGTCGGGTCGCTCCCGCTGATGCCGGGCGGTCTCTTGGTTGTCGAGGCAGTGCTGGTGCCCGGTCTGGTATCCAGTGGTATGTCGCTGCCGTCGGCCATCTCGGCCATGCTGATCTACCGGGCGATCAGCTGGCTGCTCATCGCCGCTATCGGCTGGGTGGTGTTCTTCTTCATGTTCCGCACCTCAAATGAGGTCGACCCAGACGCCGAGAAGGACAGCCTCGACGAGAAGACGATGTCGGCGTCGCACACCCCCGAATCCTCGTTGGCCGAACCGACCGACACGCCGCTGCAGGGGCCGCTGCCTCCACCCGAACCGCATACCCAAAGCCCAGACCCGCGGAATCCTCGGCGCTGA
- a CDS encoding MMPL family transporter: MMRLSGTLRRFRWLVFTGWLLALAPAIYLALTQSGHLTGGGFEVAGSQSLTVHDQLENHYRDQGASPLALVAAPRADASYQDMNTAVAFLKRVAGEVPSVSVLPDQRQPAPRPDRPYVVSLRLDFDNTGASDVAKKLRDRLGVRGDQPGQIDNGRVRLYVIGQGALSAAAAANTKHDIADAERWNLPIILIVLLAVFGSLAAAAIPLALGICTVVITMGVVYLLSAHTTMSVFVTSTVSMFGIALAVDYSLFILMRFREELRAGRQPQEAIDAAMATSGLAVVLSGMTVIASLTGIYVINTPALASMATGAILAVAVAMLTSATLTPAVLATFGRAAAKRSALLHWSRRPESTQSRFWSRWIGWVMHRPWASALAASTLLIAMAAPALSLTLGNSLLRQFDSSHEIRAGVAAAAQALGPGALGPIQVLVTFPDAEASSPAHSQALDAVRDEMKRAPEIISVSPPIFADNNSSALLNAVLSVDPEDMRARETVDWMRTHLPEVPGLGSAQVDVGGPTALIKDFDDRVSATEPLVLVFVALIAFVMLLVSIHSVFLAFKGVLMTVLSVAAAYGSLVMVFQWGWLDKLGFAPIRSIDSTVPPLVLAMTFGLSMDYEIFLLTRIRERFLQFGETRDAVAYGVSTSARTITSAALIMIAVFIGFAFAGMPLVAEIGVACAVAIAVDATVVRLVLVPALMAMFDQWNWWLPGWLARILPSVDFERPLPKVDLGGVVLIPDDIPAPVVPSADLRMVLKSAARFKHLAPQTICVSDPLAFTGCLRGADLHAQAKGGDAAAHREALVGATTLAGGQSMARKLVSGLSSRNGRGNAQTARAMHPVTLWRERLTIALDALETEAAERAAASPMVQRRSPVETTFVQLPTGDRLQIPTGAETLRLQGYLIMCRNSHRDYAEFAELVAAMEPETAAVVLAGMDRYYCCEAHRGHPIATQLVRRLADPHPADLADEDWSDTDARAHWEQVTKRCLAVAVAMLEETR; this comes from the coding sequence ATGATGCGCCTCAGCGGCACACTGCGCAGATTCCGCTGGCTGGTCTTCACAGGGTGGTTGCTGGCTTTGGCGCCGGCGATCTACCTGGCGCTGACTCAGTCGGGTCATCTCACCGGCGGAGGTTTCGAGGTTGCCGGATCGCAGTCACTGACTGTGCACGACCAACTCGAAAACCATTACCGCGACCAGGGAGCATCACCGCTGGCTTTGGTGGCGGCCCCGCGCGCGGATGCCAGCTACCAAGACATGAACACCGCCGTCGCGTTTTTGAAGCGGGTCGCTGGCGAAGTTCCCAGCGTGTCGGTGCTGCCTGACCAGCGCCAGCCCGCTCCACGGCCTGACCGCCCGTATGTGGTCTCGCTGCGCCTGGACTTCGATAACACCGGGGCGAGTGACGTGGCGAAAAAGCTGCGCGACAGACTCGGCGTCCGCGGCGATCAGCCCGGGCAGATCGATAACGGCAGGGTGCGGCTGTATGTCATCGGGCAGGGCGCGCTGAGCGCGGCCGCTGCAGCAAACACCAAACACGATATCGCCGACGCGGAACGCTGGAACCTGCCCATCATCCTGATCGTGTTGCTCGCGGTGTTCGGTTCGCTGGCCGCGGCGGCCATCCCGCTGGCGCTGGGCATCTGCACCGTGGTGATCACCATGGGAGTGGTCTACCTCCTCTCGGCCCATACCACGATGTCGGTATTTGTGACCTCGACCGTGTCCATGTTCGGCATCGCGCTCGCGGTGGACTACTCGCTGTTCATTTTGATGCGCTTCCGCGAGGAGCTGCGCGCCGGGCGCCAGCCCCAGGAGGCCATCGACGCGGCCATGGCAACGTCGGGTCTCGCGGTGGTGCTGTCCGGGATGACAGTCATCGCCTCACTGACCGGGATCTATGTCATCAACACCCCGGCGCTGGCGTCGATGGCCACCGGAGCGATTCTCGCGGTGGCGGTCGCGATGTTGACGTCAGCCACGTTGACGCCGGCCGTGCTCGCCACATTCGGGCGGGCGGCGGCTAAGCGGTCGGCGCTACTGCACTGGTCGCGGCGGCCGGAGAGCACTCAATCGCGCTTCTGGAGCCGCTGGATCGGCTGGGTGATGCACCGTCCGTGGGCATCGGCGCTGGCAGCGTCGACGCTCCTGATCGCCATGGCAGCGCCCGCGTTGTCGCTGACCCTGGGCAATAGCCTGTTGCGGCAATTCGATTCGTCGCATGAGATTCGCGCCGGCGTGGCGGCAGCTGCCCAGGCGCTTGGGCCCGGCGCGTTGGGTCCGATCCAGGTGCTGGTGACTTTCCCGGATGCTGAAGCGTCCTCGCCCGCGCACAGCCAGGCGCTGGACGCAGTCCGTGACGAGATGAAGCGCGCTCCCGAAATCATCTCGGTGTCGCCGCCGATATTCGCCGACAACAACAGCAGCGCGCTACTGAACGCGGTGCTCTCCGTTGATCCCGAGGACATGCGCGCGCGGGAAACCGTTGACTGGATGCGCACGCACCTCCCCGAGGTGCCGGGCCTCGGATCGGCCCAAGTGGATGTGGGCGGTCCGACTGCGTTGATCAAAGACTTCGACGATCGGGTGTCGGCGACTGAACCGCTGGTGTTGGTGTTTGTCGCCCTGATCGCGTTCGTGATGTTGCTTGTCTCGATCCATTCGGTGTTTCTGGCGTTCAAGGGCGTGCTGATGACCGTGCTGTCGGTGGCCGCGGCCTACGGCAGCCTGGTGATGGTGTTCCAGTGGGGCTGGCTGGACAAACTCGGTTTCGCACCGATCCGGTCGATCGATAGCACCGTGCCTCCCCTGGTGCTGGCAATGACGTTCGGGTTGTCGATGGACTACGAGATCTTTCTTTTGACCCGCATCCGGGAACGTTTCCTGCAGTTCGGTGAAACCCGCGATGCGGTCGCCTACGGGGTGAGCACCAGTGCACGGACCATCACCAGCGCCGCGCTGATCATGATCGCGGTGTTCATCGGCTTCGCATTCGCCGGTATGCCGCTGGTCGCGGAAATCGGTGTGGCGTGCGCCGTGGCGATCGCGGTGGATGCCACCGTCGTGCGCTTGGTGCTGGTTCCGGCCCTGATGGCGATGTTCGACCAATGGAATTGGTGGCTGCCCGGCTGGCTGGCTCGCATACTGCCGTCGGTTGACTTCGAGCGGCCACTGCCCAAGGTGGACCTCGGTGGTGTCGTGCTCATCCCCGATGACATCCCCGCCCCGGTGGTGCCCAGCGCCGATCTGCGAATGGTGCTGAAATCAGCGGCCAGGTTTAAGCATCTGGCTCCGCAGACGATTTGCGTTTCCGACCCGCTGGCCTTCACCGGCTGCTTGCGCGGCGCCGACCTGCACGCCCAGGCCAAGGGTGGCGACGCCGCCGCTCACCGCGAAGCGCTGGTGGGCGCGACCACTCTCGCCGGCGGCCAGTCGATGGCGCGAAAGCTCGTCAGCGGTTTGTCTTCTCGCAACGGCCGCGGGAACGCACAGACGGCGCGGGCGATGCATCCGGTTACCTTGTGGCGGGAACGGCTCACCATCGCCCTTGATGCCCTCGAAACCGAGGCCGCCGAGCGTGCGGCTGCTTCCCCGATGGTCCAGCGGCGCAGTCCGGTGGAGACCACCTTCGTCCAGCTGCCCACTGGCGACCGGCTTCAGATTCCCACCGGCGCGGAAACGCTGCGTCTCCAGGGTTACCTGATCATGTGCCGAAACAGCCACCGCGACTACGCGGAATTTGCGGAGTTGGTCGCGGCGATGGAGCCCGAGACCGCCGCTGTGGTGCTGGCCGGGATGGATAGGTACTACTGTTGTGAAGCACACCGGGGGCACCCGATCGCCACCCAGCTAGTTCGCCGGCTTGCCGACCCGCATCCAGCTGACCTCGCCGATGAGGATTGGTCTGATACCGATGCGAGGGCACACTGGGAGCAGGTCACGAAGCGCTGCTTGGCGGTGGCGGTCGCGATGCTGGAGGAGACGAGGTGA